The sequence below is a genomic window from Thermus thermamylovorans.
GGTGTGGTGATGGGTGAGGAAAAGGAGCCTAGGGGGTTCCCGGAGGAGCCTCAGGAGCCTTCCCGCCTCCCAGGGAAGCCCGGCGTCCACCAGAAAGTAGCCCTCCCCTGTCGGCACCCGGTAGAGGTTGGCGGCGAAGGGCAGGGCCTCAGGCCCGTTCATAGGCGGGATGGAGGCCCATCTCCCGGAGGGCCTTCCGGATGCCCTCCGCGTCGATTCCCGCCTGGCGGTGGAGACTGGGGATGGTGCCGTGCTCGAAGAAGCGGTCGGGGAGGGCCAAAATCCGCACCTCCGGCCTCGAGCCCATCTCGTTCAGGGCCTCCAGGACCGCGCTCCCAAATCCCCCCATCCCCTGGTGGTCCTCCACGGTAAGGAGCTTGTAGCGGGCGAGGCTCCTTAGCATCTCCTTGTCCAGGGGCTTGAGGAACCGGGCGTTCACCACACCCACCCTGGGGTCATTCCCGGCAGCCTCCAAGGCGTACCTCAGGGTCTTGCCGAAGGCCAGGATGTAGGCCTCCGTCCCCTCCTTCAAGACCTCCCAGCGGCCCCACTCGATCTCGGGCCATACCCCTTCGGGGGCCCGTTCCACGTTGTCCCGGGGGTAGCGGATGGCCACCGGGCCTCCCACCTCCAGGGCCTTCCGCAGCATGGCCCGGAGTTCCAAGGCGTCCTTGGGGGCGGCGATCTGGAAGTTGGGGACCGTGCGCAGATAGGCGATGTCGAAGACCCCGTGGTGGGTGGCCCCGTCTGCCCCCACGATCCCCGCCCGGTCGATGGCGAAGACCACGGGCAGGTTCTCGATGGCCACGTCGTGGATGGCCTGGTCGTAGGCCCGCTGCAGGAAGGTGGAGTAGATGGCCACGATGGGCTTGAGGCCCCTCAGGGCCATCCCTGCTGCCGTGGTCACCGCCACGTCCTCGCAGATGCCCACGTCCAGGTAGCGCTCGGGGTGCTCCAGGGAGTAGCGCACCAGCCCCGAGCCCTCCCGCATGGCCGGCGTGAGGACGAAGAGCCGCGGCTCCAGGTGGGCGAGCTCCGTCACCGCGTCCCCAAAGGCCTGGCTCCAGGAGTAGCCCTTGGCGACCTTCTCCGGCCGCTCGGGGTTGAAGCCGGGAGGCCCGTGCCAGTAGATGGGGTCGGCCTCGGCCACCTTGTAGCCCTTGCCCTTTTGGGTCACCACGTGGAGCAGGGTGGGACCGTCCAACTCCTTGAGGTGCTCCAGGGTGTGGACGAGGCCCTTCAGGTCGTGCCCGTCCACGGGGCCCACGTAGCGGAGGCCCCAGGCGTAGAAGGGGTTCTCCTGGTGCAGGAGGAGCTTGGCCGCCTCCTTGGCCCGGTCCACCAGGCCGAAGAGCTTGGGGGATATGTGCTCCAGGATCTGCCGTCCCAGCTTCTCCGCGTCCTGGACCCACTTCCGGATCTGGAGCTCCTTGAAGTACTTGTTGAGGGCCCCCACGTTTTCCGAGATGCTCATCTCGTTGTCGTTGAGGACGATGAGCATCCTCTTGCCCAGCTCTCCGATCTTGTTGAGGGCGGCCAGGGCCATCCCCCCCGTGAGGGCCCCGTCCCCGATCACCGCCACCACGTGGTAGCTCTCCCCCCGGAGGTCCCGGGCGATGGTCATCCCCAGGGCGTGGGCCAAGGAGGTGCTGGCGTGGCCCACGGTGATGGCGTCGTGCTCCGACTCCGAGACCTTGGTGAAGCCGGAAAGCCCGCCTTCCTGCCGCAGGGTGTGAAAGCGGTCCTTGCGGCCCGTGACCAGCTTGTGGGCGTAGGCCTGGTGGCCCACGTCGAAGAGGAGGCGGTCCCTGGGGGACTCGAAGACCCGGTGGAGGGCCAGGATGAGCTCCACCGCCCCCAGGGAGCTCGCCAGGTGGCCGCCGTTTTGCGCCGTGACCCGGATGATCTCGCTGCGGATCTCCTCCGCCAGCTGGAGGAGCTCCTCCAGGCTCAGGGCCTTCAGGTCCTCGGGGCTGTTTACCCTGTTCAGCACCATAGCCACCTCACCGGAAGTTGCGTTCCACCAGGATGCGCCCCTCCCGGGTGCGCACCTCCCCCACCCGGGGGCTGAACCAGACCTCGTAGGCGGTCTGCCCGGCCTGGTCCTGGTAGGTCTGGCGGATGCG
It includes:
- the dxs gene encoding 1-deoxy-D-xylulose-5-phosphate synthase, with protein sequence MVLNRVNSPEDLKALSLEELLQLAEEIRSEIIRVTAQNGGHLASSLGAVELILALHRVFESPRDRLLFDVGHQAYAHKLVTGRKDRFHTLRQEGGLSGFTKVSESEHDAITVGHASTSLAHALGMTIARDLRGESYHVVAVIGDGALTGGMALAALNKIGELGKRMLIVLNDNEMSISENVGALNKYFKELQIRKWVQDAEKLGRQILEHISPKLFGLVDRAKEAAKLLLHQENPFYAWGLRYVGPVDGHDLKGLVHTLEHLKELDGPTLLHVVTQKGKGYKVAEADPIYWHGPPGFNPERPEKVAKGYSWSQAFGDAVTELAHLEPRLFVLTPAMREGSGLVRYSLEHPERYLDVGICEDVAVTTAAGMALRGLKPIVAIYSTFLQRAYDQAIHDVAIENLPVVFAIDRAGIVGADGATHHGVFDIAYLRTVPNFQIAAPKDALELRAMLRKALEVGGPVAIRYPRDNVERAPEGVWPEIEWGRWEVLKEGTEAYILAFGKTLRYALEAAGNDPRVGVVNARFLKPLDKEMLRSLARYKLLTVEDHQGMGGFGSAVLEALNEMGSRPEVRILALPDRFFEHGTIPSLHRQAGIDAEGIRKALREMGLHPAYERA